One genomic segment of Desulfocapsa sulfexigens DSM 10523 includes these proteins:
- the dsrB gene encoding dissimilatory-type sulfite reductase subunit beta, with product MGYDPANPMADRITDIGPPHYSKFHPPVVAKNKGKWLWHEITQPGVLVHKAESGDECWTVRVGAARLISTELIYEMCDIADAHCDGFLRFTTRNNVEFMVDDKAKVQPLLDDLASRGNKFPVGGTGAGVTNIVHTQGWVHCHTPATDASGVVKAVMDELFDYFTSMKLPAQVRIALACCLNMCGAVHASDIAILGVHRKPPMIDHSRITGVCELPLAISACPLGAVKPAKATVDGKEIKTVKVNNERCMFCGNCYTMCPAMPLADPDGDGIAILVGGKVSNARSAPKFSKLVIPFLPNTPPRWPETVAAVKNILETYAGDAKKYERIGEWAERIGWEKFFEKCNIPFTIKSVDDYRLAYDTWRTTTQFKYTNAIK from the coding sequence ATGGGTTACGATCCCGCAAATCCCATGGCGGACAGGATTACAGACATTGGTCCCCCACATTATTCAAAGTTTCATCCCCCAGTTGTTGCTAAAAACAAGGGGAAATGGCTCTGGCATGAGATCACCCAGCCGGGTGTTCTCGTTCATAAAGCTGAGTCAGGAGATGAGTGTTGGACCGTGCGTGTTGGTGCTGCCCGTCTTATTTCAACAGAACTGATTTATGAGATGTGTGATATCGCAGATGCACATTGTGACGGTTTCCTTCGCTTCACCACCAGAAATAACGTTGAGTTCATGGTTGATGACAAAGCAAAGGTTCAGCCTCTTCTTGACGATCTTGCTTCACGTGGTAATAAGTTCCCAGTAGGTGGAACCGGAGCCGGTGTAACCAATATCGTTCATACTCAGGGTTGGGTACATTGTCACACTCCTGCAACTGACGCTTCCGGTGTTGTTAAAGCGGTAATGGATGAGCTGTTTGATTACTTCACTTCCATGAAACTTCCTGCACAGGTTCGTATTGCGCTTGCCTGTTGTCTGAACATGTGTGGAGCTGTACATGCTTCCGATATCGCCATTCTTGGTGTACATCGTAAGCCACCCATGATCGATCACAGTCGTATCACCGGTGTGTGTGAGCTTCCACTTGCTATCTCCGCGTGTCCTCTCGGAGCCGTTAAACCTGCCAAAGCAACGGTAGATGGTAAAGAGATCAAAACTGTTAAGGTTAACAACGAACGTTGTATGTTCTGTGGTAACTGTTACACCATGTGTCCTGCAATGCCTCTTGCTGATCCTGATGGTGACGGCATTGCAATCCTTGTTGGTGGAAAAGTTTCCAATGCCAGGTCGGCCCCTAAATTCTCCAAACTGGTTATTCCATTCCTGCCAAACACTCCGCCACGCTGGCCGGAGACCGTTGCTGCAGTGAAGAATATCCTGGAGACTTATGCGGGAGACGCAAAAAAATACGAGCGTATCGGTGAGTGGGCCGAGCGTATCGGTTGGGAGAAGTTCTTTGAAAAATGCAACATCCCATTCACTATCAAGTCTGTCGATGATTATCGTCTGGCTTATGATACCTGGCGTACAACTACTCAGTTTAAGTACACCAACGCTATCAAGTAA
- a CDS encoding dissimilatory sulfite reductase D family protein, whose protein sequence is MGMSDEEIKAAMIEKAIKAPKPQLYVKDFYKCDPEAKPRVIKNLANQLVKEGELMFWSSGSTTMYARPDRIKNEEGDEGVN, encoded by the coding sequence ATGGGAATGAGTGACGAAGAAATCAAAGCAGCTATGATTGAAAAGGCTATTAAAGCCCCTAAACCACAGTTGTATGTTAAAGATTTTTATAAGTGTGATCCTGAAGCAAAACCACGTGTAATCAAGAATTTGGCAAATCAGTTGGTTAAAGAGGGAGAACTGATGTTCTGGTCCTCCGGTTCCACCACCATGTATGCCCGTCCTGATCGTATCAAAAATGAAGAGGGAGATGAGGGTGTAAACTAA
- a CDS encoding biotin--[acetyl-CoA-carboxylase] ligase: MYLFLFMDNLLRVSSTLSTNDDAYQLAQDGAEHGFGVLAETQLGGKGRLGKTWASPARSGLYCSIILRPQLAFSEFPKLTLTAGLALCSAVEVLLPDVAFGLKWPNDLFSGGQKCGGILVESSSNVTNDDPFVVVGIGLNVNTTPDMFPYEIKQKATSLHILSGQVFNLAHLYNSIHDELLTRVNIHEKQGFEIILGEWRRRDILFGKEMQWVTREKKIITACGMGPNENGELLAKDRNGRIYEILSGDVKLAE; encoded by the coding sequence ATGTACCTTTTTTTATTTATGGATAATCTGCTTCGTGTTTCAAGTACTCTTTCCACAAATGATGATGCTTATCAGCTGGCTCAGGATGGGGCTGAACATGGTTTCGGCGTTCTTGCTGAAACACAGCTGGGCGGGAAAGGACGATTGGGAAAAACATGGGCCTCTCCAGCGCGGAGTGGTCTGTATTGTTCAATAATCCTTCGACCACAATTAGCTTTTTCAGAATTCCCTAAACTTACACTGACAGCAGGCCTGGCGCTTTGCTCAGCCGTTGAGGTATTGCTCCCAGATGTTGCTTTTGGGCTGAAATGGCCCAATGATTTGTTCAGTGGAGGACAAAAATGTGGAGGAATTCTGGTCGAATCTTCTTCAAACGTTACAAATGACGATCCTTTTGTGGTTGTTGGCATAGGGTTGAATGTCAATACAACGCCAGATATGTTTCCGTATGAAATTAAACAAAAAGCAACCTCTCTGCATATATTATCCGGCCAGGTTTTTAATCTAGCTCATCTTTATAACTCCATCCACGATGAACTGCTTACTCGCGTCAATATTCACGAGAAACAAGGGTTTGAAATTATTTTGGGAGAATGGCGTCGAAGGGACATCCTTTTTGGAAAGGAGATGCAATGGGTAACGCGTGAAAAAAAAATCATTACAGCATGTGGTATGGGGCCAAATGAAAATGGAGAACTGCTGGCAAAAGACAGGAATGGGAGGATTTATGAAATTCTATCCGGGGACGTCAAATTGGCTGAATAA
- the ahcY gene encoding adenosylhomocysteinase gives MSDYKVADMSLAKWGREEIKIAEIEMPGLMALRSEYHDAQPLKGARIAGCLHMTIQTAVLMETLIDLGAEIRWSSCNIFSTQDHAAAAMADAGIPTFAWKGESEEEFWWCIDQTIFGPDGWRPNMILDDGGDLTLIMHDKYKDDMKNVKGISEETTTGVHRLNEMARDGKLMCPSFNVNDSVTKSKFDNLYGCRESLLDGIKRATDVMIAGKKAVVVGYGDVGKGCAQALRGMGATVYVTEVDPICALQAAMEGYQVVTMDEISSVGDIYVTCTGNLNVITRAHMERMPNEAIVCNIGHFDSEIDIAGIRDLPWENIKPQVDHVIFPDGKKIIVLAEGRLVNLGCATGHPSFVMSNSFTNQVLAQIELWNHSEKYENKVYFLPKYLDEKVARLHLEKIGVHLTTMSKEQADYIGVPVEGPYKPEYYRY, from the coding sequence ATGAGTGATTATAAAGTAGCTGATATGTCCCTGGCCAAATGGGGACGTGAAGAAATAAAAATAGCTGAAATTGAAATGCCTGGATTAATGGCTTTGCGATCCGAATACCACGACGCCCAGCCTTTAAAAGGTGCCAGGATTGCTGGATGTCTCCATATGACCATTCAAACAGCCGTACTGATGGAAACACTTATCGACCTTGGGGCTGAGATTCGCTGGTCCTCATGCAATATTTTTTCAACTCAAGATCATGCTGCTGCTGCCATGGCTGACGCAGGTATTCCTACTTTTGCCTGGAAGGGAGAAAGTGAAGAAGAGTTCTGGTGGTGTATTGATCAAACCATTTTCGGCCCCGATGGCTGGCGTCCAAACATGATTCTTGACGATGGCGGCGACCTCACCCTTATCATGCACGATAAGTACAAAGATGATATGAAAAACGTGAAAGGTATTTCTGAGGAAACCACCACCGGAGTTCATCGACTCAATGAAATGGCAAGGGACGGGAAACTTATGTGTCCATCCTTTAATGTCAATGATTCCGTTACAAAATCTAAATTTGACAATTTATACGGTTGCCGCGAATCACTGCTTGATGGAATCAAACGTGCTACCGATGTGATGATAGCAGGTAAAAAAGCAGTTGTCGTAGGATACGGAGATGTTGGTAAGGGCTGCGCCCAGGCCCTTCGTGGGATGGGAGCAACCGTATATGTTACTGAAGTTGACCCAATCTGTGCCCTGCAGGCTGCCATGGAGGGCTATCAGGTTGTCACGATGGACGAGATTTCCTCAGTTGGTGATATATATGTTACCTGTACCGGAAACCTTAATGTGATTACGCGTGCTCATATGGAGCGGATGCCAAATGAGGCCATAGTTTGTAATATCGGTCATTTTGACTCTGAAATTGATATTGCTGGTATTAGAGATCTTCCCTGGGAAAACATCAAGCCGCAGGTTGATCATGTGATTTTCCCCGATGGAAAGAAAATTATTGTTCTTGCTGAAGGCCGATTGGTCAACCTTGGATGTGCCACCGGTCACCCAAGTTTCGTTATGAGTAACTCTTTTACTAACCAGGTACTTGCTCAGATCGAGCTATGGAACCATTCTGAAAAGTATGAAAATAAAGTGTATTTTCTGCCAAAATATCTAGATGAGAAAGTCGCTAGACTCCATCTTGAAAAGATTGGTGTCCACCTCACTACAATGAGCAAAGAACAGGCTGATTATATCGGTGTGCCCGTTGAAGGTCCATACAAACCTGAGTACTACAGATACTAA